Proteins from a genomic interval of Clostridium sp. AN503:
- a CDS encoding PLP-dependent aminotransferase family protein, translating into MELLIPLDIQSKKPLYEQIYAYIRREIRCGSLRTEDRLPSTRVLADHLKVSRSTTQMAYDQLLAEGYIESRPCRGYFVARMEELVEAGPEKEAAMETSEPVRPDCLVDFSPRGIDLESFPYNTWRKLSRNTLVDDNREMFHSGNHQGEPGFREAIRSYLHSARGVSCSAEQIIVGAGSEYLLMLLSQILGREKKIAMENPTYKQAYRVFCSLGYSVCPVEMDNSGMDPELLERSGADVAYVMPSHQFPTGVVMPVGRRQELLKWAAAGEDRYLIEDDYDSEFRYKGKPIPALQGMDRTGRVIYLGTFSKCIAPAIRVSYLVLPMELLKRYRKQAGFYASTVSRIDQNILYQFLSLGHFERHLNRMRAIYRAKHDMLLAAIRPLEQDFEIRGEFAGIHILLTAKYEIAEEELIRQAESAGVRVYGLSGYYIHQEHDHRPSTVVLGYASLSGAQITRGAEALLACWRRHG; encoded by the coding sequence ATGGAATTGCTGATCCCGCTGGATATCCAGTCGAAAAAACCGCTGTATGAACAGATTTATGCCTATATCCGCAGGGAGATCCGCTGCGGGAGCTTGAGGACAGAGGACAGGCTGCCTTCCACCAGGGTGCTGGCGGACCATTTGAAGGTCAGCCGGAGTACGACCCAGATGGCATACGACCAGCTTCTCGCAGAGGGATATATTGAGTCCCGTCCCTGCCGGGGATATTTTGTAGCCAGGATGGAGGAACTGGTAGAAGCAGGGCCGGAGAAGGAGGCTGCGATGGAGACCAGCGAGCCTGTCCGTCCGGACTGTCTGGTTGACTTTTCCCCCCGGGGTATCGATCTGGAGAGCTTTCCCTACAATACCTGGAGAAAACTGAGCCGGAACACCCTGGTGGATGACAACAGGGAAATGTTCCATTCCGGAAACCATCAGGGAGAGCCTGGATTTCGGGAGGCGATCCGCAGCTACCTGCATTCTGCCCGTGGAGTCAGCTGCAGTGCAGAGCAGATCATAGTAGGAGCGGGAAGTGAGTACCTTCTCATGCTTCTGTCCCAGATATTGGGCCGGGAAAAAAAGATCGCCATGGAAAACCCGACCTATAAGCAGGCGTACCGGGTATTCTGCAGCCTGGGCTATTCGGTGTGCCCGGTGGAGATGGACAACTCCGGGATGGATCCGGAGCTCCTGGAGCGCAGCGGCGCGGATGTGGCGTATGTGATGCCCTCCCATCAGTTTCCCACCGGGGTCGTTATGCCCGTGGGACGCAGGCAGGAGCTGCTCAAATGGGCGGCGGCCGGGGAGGACCGGTATCTGATCGAGGACGATTATGACAGTGAGTTCCGTTACAAAGGAAAACCAATCCCCGCGCTTCAGGGGATGGACCGTACCGGCAGGGTGATCTATCTGGGGACGTTTTCCAAATGCATTGCGCCTGCTATCCGTGTCAGCTATCTGGTGCTGCCCATGGAGCTTTTAAAACGTTACCGGAAGCAGGCAGGGTTCTATGCTTCCACTGTTTCCCGGATCGACCAGAATATTTTGTACCAGTTCCTGTCACTGGGGCATTTTGAAAGGCATTTGAACCGGATGCGCGCCATTTACAGGGCAAAGCATGATATGCTGCTGGCGGCGATCCGTCCGCTTGAGCAGGATTTTGAGATACGGGGGGAATTTGCCGGGATCCATATCCTGCTGACGGCGAAATATGAGATTGCGGAGGAGGAGCTTATCCGTCAGGCAGAATCAGCAGGCGTCAGGGTATATGGGCTCAGTGGATATTATATCCATCAGGAGCATGATCACAGACCTTCCACCGTGGTGCTGGGATATGCCAGTTTGAGCGGAGCGCAGATCACGCGCGGTGCAGAGGCGCTTTTGGCCTGCTGGAGGCGTCACGGCTGA
- a CDS encoding co-chaperone GroES, producing MKLVPLFDRVVLKQLVAEETTKSGIVLPGQAKEKPQQAEVIAVGPGGVVDGKEVTMQVKVGDKVIYSKYSGTEVEVEDEKLVVVKQNDILAVIE from the coding sequence ATGAAATTAGTACCATTATTTGACCGCGTTGTATTAAAGCAGCTGGTTGCAGAGGAGACTACAAAATCCGGTATTGTATTACCGGGGCAGGCAAAGGAGAAACCACAGCAGGCTGAAGTCATTGCAGTAGGCCCGGGCGGTGTGGTTGACGGCAAGGAAGTGACCATGCAGGTCAAGGTCGGAGACAAGGTGATCTATTCCAAGTATTCCGGAACCGAAGTGGAAGTGGAAGATGAGAAGCTTGTAGTTGTGAAACAGAACGATATCCTGGCGGTTATCGAGTAA
- the groL gene encoding chaperonin GroEL (60 kDa chaperone family; promotes refolding of misfolded polypeptides especially under stressful conditions; forms two stacked rings of heptamers to form a barrel-shaped 14mer; ends can be capped by GroES; misfolded proteins enter the barrel where they are refolded when GroES binds) — MAKQIKHGVDARKALEAGVNQLADTVRVTLGPKGRNVVLDKSFGAPLITNDGVTIAKEIELEDAFENMGAQLVKEVATKTNDVAGDGTTTATVLAQAMINEGMKNLAAGANPIVLRKGMRKATDAAVEALAKMSQPIEGRDSIARVAAISAADDEVGEMVAEAMEKVSNDGVITIEESKTMKTELDLVEGMQFDRGYVSAYMCTDMDKMEANLDDPYILITDKKISNIQEILPVLEKIVQSGAKLLIIAEDIEGEALTTLIVNKLRGTFTVVGVKAPGYGDRRKEMLKDIAILTGGTVISEELGLDLKETTMDQLGRAKSVKVQKENTIIVDGCGDKKEISARVAQIRAQIEETTSEFDKEKLQERLAKLAGGVAVIRVGAATETEMKEAKLRMEDALSAARAAVEEGIIAGGGSAYVHATTQIKPVVDALEGDEKTGGKIILKALEAPLFHIVANAGLEGSVIINKVKESAVGTGFDAYKEEYVDMIKAGILDPAKVTRSALQNATSVASTLLTTESVVANIKEDVPAMPAGGGMGGMM; from the coding sequence ATGGCAAAGCAGATCAAACATGGCGTAGACGCCAGAAAAGCCCTGGAGGCAGGTGTTAACCAGCTTGCGGACACAGTCCGTGTGACCCTTGGACCGAAAGGAAGGAACGTTGTACTGGATAAGTCCTTCGGCGCTCCGCTGATCACCAACGACGGCGTGACCATCGCAAAAGAGATCGAGCTGGAGGATGCGTTTGAGAACATGGGCGCACAGCTTGTAAAAGAGGTCGCTACCAAGACCAACGATGTAGCCGGTGACGGTACTACCACCGCTACGGTCCTGGCTCAGGCAATGATCAACGAGGGGATGAAGAACCTGGCGGCAGGAGCTAACCCGATCGTTCTGAGAAAAGGTATGAGAAAAGCGACGGATGCAGCAGTTGAGGCGCTTGCCAAGATGAGCCAGCCGATCGAAGGCAGGGACAGTATTGCAAGAGTAGCAGCCATTTCCGCAGCAGATGATGAGGTTGGCGAGATGGTAGCAGAGGCTATGGAGAAGGTTTCCAACGACGGAGTTATCACCATCGAGGAGTCCAAGACCATGAAGACCGAGCTGGATCTGGTGGAAGGCATGCAGTTTGACCGCGGCTATGTATCTGCTTATATGTGCACCGATATGGATAAGATGGAAGCGAACCTGGACGATCCGTATATCCTGATCACCGACAAGAAGATTTCCAACATCCAGGAGATCCTGCCGGTTCTGGAGAAGATCGTACAGTCCGGAGCGAAGCTTCTGATCATCGCAGAGGATATTGAGGGCGAGGCGCTGACCACCCTGATCGTGAACAAGTTAAGAGGCACCTTCACCGTTGTGGGCGTAAAGGCTCCTGGCTACGGCGACAGAAGAAAAGAGATGCTCAAAGATATCGCGATCCTGACCGGAGGTACCGTGATCTCCGAGGAGCTGGGCCTGGATTTAAAAGAGACCACCATGGATCAGCTTGGACGCGCCAAATCCGTTAAGGTTCAGAAAGAGAACACCATCATCGTGGACGGCTGCGGCGACAAGAAAGAGATCAGCGCGCGCGTTGCACAGATCCGCGCACAGATCGAGGAGACCACTTCCGAGTTTGATAAAGAGAAGCTTCAGGAGCGTCTTGCCAAGCTGGCAGGCGGCGTAGCAGTGATCCGTGTGGGCGCTGCAACTGAGACTGAGATGAAGGAAGCAAAACTGCGTATGGAGGATGCTCTGTCCGCAGCGAGAGCAGCGGTTGAGGAAGGCATCATCGCAGGCGGCGGTTCTGCATATGTGCATGCAACCACCCAGATCAAGCCGGTTGTGGATGCTTTAGAGGGTGACGAGAAGACCGGCGGCAAGATCATCTTAAAAGCGCTGGAGGCTCCGCTGTTCCACATTGTTGCCAATGCGGGACTGGAAGGCTCTGTTATCATCAATAAGGTGAAAGAATCTGCGGTAGGTACCGGTTTTGACGCTTATAAAGAAGAGTATGTGGATATGATCAAGGCAGGCATCCTGGATCCGGCAAAGGTTACCAGAAGCGCTCTGCAGAACGCTACCAGCGTTGCTTCCACCCTGCTGACCACAGAGTCTGTCGTAGCCAACATCAAGGAAGATGTACCGGCTATGCCGGCTGGCGGCGGCATGGGCGGGATGATGTAA
- a CDS encoding DUF6106 family protein — MNENYAEQLIKRRTPAYAYALTGVLGAVTAVTVVLAMTTGVLAVILMFLAGFVTYLSYRNTHVEFEYLFVGGELSVDKILGRSKRKKAFECKMEEIQIVAPADSYVLNDYRNVKNTIDFSSHMEHAKMYAMIVQTKGEQTKVLLEPGEKMLTCMRQCSPRKVVV; from the coding sequence ATGAACGAAAATTATGCTGAGCAGTTGATTAAACGAAGGACTCCGGCTTATGCCTACGCGCTGACCGGCGTGTTGGGAGCAGTGACCGCGGTGACGGTTGTGCTTGCCATGACCACCGGGGTGCTGGCGGTGATCCTGATGTTTTTAGCGGGATTTGTTACATATCTGTCTTACCGGAACACCCATGTGGAGTTTGAGTATCTGTTTGTGGGCGGAGAATTGTCGGTGGACAAGATTTTGGGAAGGTCGAAAAGGAAGAAGGCCTTTGAGTGCAAGATGGAGGAGATCCAGATCGTGGCTCCGGCAGATTCTTATGTGTTGAATGATTATAGGAATGTGAAGAATACCATAGACTTCTCTTCGCATATGGAGCATGCGAAAATGTATGCGATGATCGTGCAGACAAAAGGCGAGCAGACAAAGGTCTTGCTTGAGCCGGGCGAGAAGATGCTGACCTGCATGAGGCAATGTTCCCCACGTAAAGTAGTGGTATAG
- the guaB gene encoding IMP dehydrogenase: MGTIIGDGITFDDVLLVPAYSQIIPNQVDLTTYLTKKIKLNIPLMSAGMDTVTEHRMAIAMARQGGIGIIHKNMSIEAQAEEVDKVKRSENGVITDPFFLSPEHTLKDADELMAKFRISGVPITEGRKLVGIITNRDLKFEEDFSKKIKECMTSKNLVTAREGITLKEAKQILAKARVEKLPIVDDDFNLKGLITIKDIEKQIKYPLSAKDEQGRLLCGAAVGITANVLDRVGALVDAKVDVVVLDSAHGHSENVLRCVRMIKEKYPELQVVAGNVATGEATKALIEAGVDAVKVGIGPGSICTTRVVAGIGVPQITAVMDCYAVAKEYGIPIIADGGIKYSGDITKAIAAGGNVCMMGSLFAGCDESPGTFELYQGRKYKVYRGMGSIAAMENGSKDRYFQSDAKKLVPEGVEGRVAYKGLVEDTVFQMLGGLRSGMGYCGAGDIPTLQETGRFVKISAASLKESHPHDIHITKEAPNYSVDE, encoded by the coding sequence ATGGGTACAATTATTGGCGACGGCATTACATTTGATGACGTACTTCTCGTGCCGGCTTATTCTCAGATTATTCCGAATCAGGTAGATCTGACCACGTATTTGACCAAGAAGATTAAACTGAACATTCCGCTTATGAGTGCAGGCATGGATACGGTTACGGAGCATCGCATGGCGATTGCCATGGCGCGTCAGGGCGGGATCGGTATTATTCATAAAAATATGTCGATCGAGGCACAGGCAGAGGAAGTTGATAAGGTAAAACGTTCTGAGAATGGCGTCATTACGGACCCATTTTTCCTGTCTCCGGAGCATACGCTTAAGGATGCGGACGAGCTTATGGCAAAGTTCCGTATTTCCGGCGTTCCGATCACTGAGGGGCGCAAGCTGGTAGGTATCATTACCAACCGCGATCTGAAGTTTGAGGAAGATTTCAGCAAGAAGATCAAGGAGTGCATGACCTCCAAAAACCTGGTGACAGCCAGGGAGGGCATTACCTTAAAGGAAGCCAAACAGATCCTTGCGAAGGCGAGAGTGGAGAAGCTTCCGATCGTGGACGACGATTTCAACTTAAAGGGACTTATCACCATCAAGGATATTGAGAAGCAGATCAAGTACCCGCTGTCCGCCAAGGACGAGCAGGGGCGGCTTTTGTGCGGCGCGGCAGTGGGCATCACAGCCAATGTGCTGGACCGTGTAGGGGCGCTGGTGGACGCCAAGGTGGACGTGGTGGTCCTGGATTCTGCTCATGGACATTCTGAGAATGTACTGCGCTGTGTGCGGATGATCAAAGAGAAGTATCCGGAGCTTCAGGTGGTTGCAGGCAATGTGGCTACAGGTGAGGCGACGAAAGCTCTGATCGAAGCTGGTGTGGATGCGGTCAAGGTAGGTATCGGGCCTGGTTCTATCTGTACTACCCGTGTCGTTGCAGGGATCGGCGTTCCGCAGATCACCGCAGTGATGGACTGCTATGCAGTGGCGAAGGAGTATGGTATTCCGATCATCGCAGACGGCGGTATCAAGTATTCCGGAGATATCACCAAGGCCATCGCAGCGGGCGGCAATGTCTGCATGATGGGTAGTCTGTTTGCCGGATGCGACGAAAGTCCGGGTACCTTCGAGCTGTATCAGGGAAGAAAATATAAAGTATATCGCGGCATGGGTTCCATCGCGGCTATGGAGAACGGCAGCAAGGACCGTTACTTCCAGTCCGACGCCAAGAAGCTGGTGCCGGAGGGCGTGGAAGGACGCGTTGCATATAAGGGGCTGGTAGAGGACACGGTGTTCCAAATGCTGGGCGGCCTGCGTTCCGGTATGGGTTACTGTGGAGCGGGAGATATCCCGACCCTTCAGGAGACCGGACGTTTTGTGAAGATTTCCGCTGCATCCCTGAAAGAAAGCCATCCGCATGATATCCATATTACAAAAGAGGCTCCAAACTATAGCGTTGATGAATGA
- a CDS encoding sugar phosphate isomerase/epimerase family protein, translating to MNYGMRCHDLCKKADMDTVFDTVKENGIRQIQLAFGKSIEGYDFSAGHYSPGLAHMIADKLKARDIHVAILGCYINPTDPDEDRRKASVAKFIEHLKYARIIGADMVGTETGRYSGDFKVVPETYTEECYQLLLKSMREIVDAAEKLGMIVGVEAVHDHTLYSPEMMRRFLDDMDSPNVEAILDPVNLISAENYQDQDAVIARAFELYGDRISMVHIKDFRMEGGEPQFEHVGDGLFHYEPLLQWIKKEKPYITMLLENSNRSRYHSDIAYLQKIYEEV from the coding sequence ATGAATTACGGAATGCGCTGCCACGATCTGTGTAAAAAAGCAGATATGGATACTGTGTTTGATACGGTAAAGGAGAATGGGATCCGCCAGATCCAGCTCGCTTTTGGCAAGTCTATTGAAGGTTATGATTTTTCTGCGGGACATTACAGCCCGGGACTGGCTCACATGATCGCGGACAAGCTGAAAGCGCGTGATATCCATGTGGCGATCCTTGGGTGTTATATCAATCCGACGGATCCGGATGAGGACAGAAGAAAAGCGTCCGTGGCAAAGTTCATCGAGCATCTGAAATATGCCAGGATCATTGGCGCCGATATGGTCGGGACGGAGACCGGAAGATACAGCGGAGATTTTAAGGTTGTGCCGGAGACCTACACAGAGGAGTGTTACCAGCTTTTGCTGAAAAGCATGCGGGAGATCGTGGATGCGGCGGAAAAGCTGGGCATGATAGTAGGTGTGGAAGCTGTGCATGACCATACCCTCTACAGCCCGGAGATGATGCGGCGTTTTCTGGATGACATGGATTCTCCGAATGTGGAGGCGATCCTGGACCCGGTGAACCTGATCAGTGCAGAGAATTATCAGGATCAGGATGCGGTCATCGCCCGTGCATTTGAGCTGTATGGTGACCGGATCTCCATGGTGCATATCAAGGACTTCCGCATGGAAGGCGGGGAGCCTCAGTTTGAACATGTTGGGGACGGCCTGTTCCACTATGAGCCGCTTCTCCAATGGATTAAAAAAGAGAAGCCATATATTACCATGCTGCTTGAAAACTCCAACAGGAGCCGATACCACAGTGATATTGCATATCTGCAAAAAATATATGAGGAAGTATAG
- a CDS encoding ABC transporter permease, which translates to MMMFLVLKERLRSFYGKYGAFTNGVIKFGYSLMAILMLNQNIGFMTKLKNPFVPLVLALVCAFLPSGAIAFLLAAIMLMHIYTVSFEIALITAVFLIIVALLYYGFQPGDSYWLVLTPVAFILKIPFAVPLLAGLSGSLVTVIPVSCGVVIYYVLMYVKQNAGVLTNDASVDITQKFVLIIKALVSNKFMLVMICMCMVGILVVYLLKTLSIDYAWILAIILGTIVQLAAVFVGDYLFDVSIPIGELVVGAVIALVLAGLYHFFVFAVDYSRTEYTQFEDDDYVYYVKAVPKVAVSKPDVRVQRINNPGKARRMRE; encoded by the coding sequence ATGATGATGTTTCTCGTACTTAAAGAACGGCTGAGATCATTTTACGGAAAGTATGGGGCATTTACAAACGGCGTCATCAAGTTTGGCTACAGCCTTATGGCGATCCTGATGCTGAACCAGAATATCGGGTTTATGACAAAGCTCAAGAATCCCTTTGTGCCTCTGGTATTGGCACTGGTATGTGCATTTTTGCCATCCGGGGCGATTGCGTTTTTGCTGGCAGCCATAATGCTGATGCACATCTATACAGTTTCGTTTGAGATCGCCTTGATCACTGCGGTATTTCTGATCATTGTGGCGCTTTTGTATTATGGGTTCCAGCCGGGCGACAGCTATTGGCTGGTGCTTACGCCGGTGGCGTTCATTTTAAAGATCCCATTTGCAGTCCCGCTTCTGGCCGGACTTTCCGGGAGCCTTGTGACGGTGATCCCGGTGAGCTGCGGCGTGGTGATCTACTATGTACTGATGTATGTAAAACAGAATGCCGGTGTCCTGACCAACGATGCCAGTGTGGACATCACGCAGAAGTTCGTACTGATCATCAAGGCGCTGGTGTCCAATAAGTTCATGCTTGTGATGATCTGCATGTGTATGGTGGGGATCCTCGTGGTTTATCTGTTAAAGACCCTTTCCATAGACTATGCCTGGATCCTGGCGATCATCCTGGGGACCATTGTACAGCTGGCAGCCGTGTTTGTGGGAGACTACCTGTTTGACGTTTCCATACCGATCGGGGAGCTTGTGGTGGGCGCAGTGATCGCACTGGTATTGGCGGGACTTTATCATTTCTTTGTCTTCGCGGTGGATTACTCCAGGACGGAGTATACCCAGTTTGAGGACGATGATTATGTTTATTATGTGAAGGCGGTGCCGAAGGTTGCGGTATCCAAGCCGGATGTGCGCGTACAGCGGATCAACAATCCAGGAAAAGCGCGCCGTATGAGGGAATAA